GCTGGATCGGTCGCGGCCGCGGTACTGCCGGATACGTGCAGGCACCCGTCGAGTACCGCGGCACCACCGTTCAGGTGTGCGGGCTGTGGCCGTTCTCGGTGGGTACGGGCGCACCGCTCGTGGGCGTGCCGCTGGGGCGGCACCTCTACACGGGTGCGACGGTCTGCGCGGACCCGATTTCGTGGTTCCAGCGCGCGAAGCTGATCAGCAACCCGAGCGTGTTCGTGCTCGGCTTGCCGGGCCTGGGGAAGTCGACGACGGTTCGACGGATGGCCGCCGGCTTGGCCGGCTTCGGCTCCATCCCGTTCATCCTCGGAGACTTGAAGCCGGACTATGTTGACCTGATCGAGGCCCTCGGCGGACAGGTGATCCGCCTGGGCCGCGGCCGCGGGCACCTGAACGTTCTAGACCCTGGCGAGTCGACAGAAGCCGCGCTGCGGCTGCGTGAGGCCGGGTATGAGAAGGAGGCGGAGGAGGTTGAGGCGGATGCCCACGGCCGACGCCTCACGATCGTCTCTGCCCTGCTGACGATCCTGCGCAAGCAGCCGCCGTCCGACGTCGAGGAGTCGATCGTCGACCAGGCGCTCCGCATCCTGGATCGTCGCTTCGTCGACCAGGTGCCGGTGCTCGCCGACCTGCTAGCGATTGTCCAGGAAGGCCCGGCCGAGCTGCGCGAGGTCGCCGTCGACCGTGGCGACTTTGCCGAGTACCAGCGCACGACCCGCGGGCTGGAAGCATCGCTGATCAGCCTCGCCCGCGGCGGCCGCCTCGGGGAGACGTTCTCTCGGCCGACCACGAATCCGATGCGCCGTGACCGTCCGGTGGTCTACGACATTTCCGGGCTAAAAGAGACCGACGTCGACCTGCGCGCCGCGACCCTGCTTGCCTGCTGGTCGAACGGGTTCGCCACGGTGAACGTGGCGAACGCTCTAGCTGAGGCCGGCCTAGAGCCGCAGCGCCACTACTTCGTGATCATGGACGAGCTGTGGCAGGCGCTCCGCTCCGGTAGCGGCATGGTGGATCGGGTCGACTCGCTCACCCGTCTGAACCGCCAGTTCGGTGTCGGGCAGGCGATGATCACCCACACGATGCGCGACCTCGACGCTCTCCCCACGGAGGAGGACCGGATGAAGGCGCGCGGGTTCGTCGAGCGTGCCGGCATGGTCGTGGTCGGCGGCCTTCCGCACTCGGAGATGCCGCTGCTGACCACCGCCGTGCCGTTCTCGCTGGCGGAGCAGAGTCTCCTCACCGGCTGGTCTGCGCCGCCGTCGTGGGACGCCACGACCGGCAAGGAAACGGAGCCTCCCGGCCGCGGCAAGTTCTTGATCAAGGTGGGTGGCCGCCCCGGCATCCCGATCACGGTCAAGCTGACCGAGACGGAGCGCTCGACCAACGACACGAACAAGCGGTGGCACGCGCAATCCCGTGTCGGCCGGCGCCTGCACGCCGTCGAGCCGGAGGAGGCGGTGTCGTGAGCACGCCGAACAACCGCCGCCGCGACCCGGGCGGCCTGTCGGCGGAGTCGATTCTGCTCGCCGCCGGCATCGTGATCGTCATGGTCGGTGTGGTCGGGGTGAACCTCGCGGTTCGGCTCGGCCACCAGCTCGACCACACGGGGATCACTCTCAGTAGTGACCCCTTCACGCTGACGTTCGAGGTCCTCATGGGCAAGGTGCCGTGGCCGGCGTCGGGCACGTGGATCATCGCCGTGGTCGCGGCGATCGTGCTCGTCCTCGCCGTGCTGATCATTGTGGCGATCGCCCGCTACCGGAAGGGGCGGACCCGCGTCGACCGATCGGCCGCGTACCTGGGCCGCGGCCGCGACGTCGCGGACCTCAGCCGCAAGAGCGCTCTGGAGAAGGCTCAGCGCCTCGGCGTGCCCGACGCGCCCGGTGTTCCCATCGGGCGCACTGTCGCGTCAGGGCAGCCGCTCTACGGCTCCTGGGAGGACATGCACATTGACATCTGGGGGCCGCGCACCGGTAAGACGACCAGCCGCGCCGTGCCGGCGATCCTGGCCGCTCCCGGCGGGGTGCTCGTCACCTCGAACAAGCGCGACGTCGTAGACGCCACCCGCGACGTGCGGGAGAAGGCCGGGCAGGTGTGGGTGTTCGACCCGCAGGGCATCGCTTTGGAGGAGCCCACCTGGTGGTGGAACCCGCTGAGCTACGTCACCGACGAGGTACGCGCCGCCAAGATGGCCCAGCACTTCGCCTCCGGCTCCCGCGACGCGGACGCCAAGACAGATTCCTACTTCGATCCGGCCGGCAAAGACCTCCTGGCCGGCCTTCTCCTCGCCGCAGCGCTGGACGGCCGCCCGATCACGGACGTGTACACGTGGTTGACCCGGCCCGCCGATGACACGGCGGTGGAGATCCTTCGACAGCACGGCTTCCCGCTGACCGCCGACCAGGTGGCCGGCGTCATCGACGCGCCGGAGAAGCAGCGCGGCGGCGTCTACGGCACCGCCCAGCAGATGGCATCGTGCCTGACGAACCGTCAGGTCGCCCGCTGGGTGACCCCGTTGGGCGGGAACGCAAGCGATCGGCGGCCGCAGTTCAGCCCGGAGGCGTTCGTGCGCGAGGGCGGCACGCTCTACAGCCTCTCCAAGGAGGGCCAGGGCACCGCCGGCCCGCTGGTGACCGCGCTCACGGTCGCCGTGGTGGAAGCGGCGGAGGAGCTGGCCGCTCGGTCGGCTGGCGGGCGCCTCAGCACGCCGCTTCTGGGCGTCCTGGACGAGGCGGCGAACGTCTGCCGCTGGCGCGACCTGCCGAACCTCTATTCGCACTACGGTTCGCGCGGCATCGTCCTGATGACGATCTTGCAGAGCTGGTCGCAGGGTGTGGAAGTGTGGGGCGAGTCCGGGATGCGCAAGCTGTGGTCGGCCTCCAACGTGAAGGTATACGGCGGTGGCGTCTCGGAGGCCGGCTTCCTCGAAGACCTCTCGCGGGTGATCGGTGACTACGACCGGCTCTCCTCGTCGACGTCGAGCGGGCGCGGGCAGCGCACGGTGTCGCAGCAGCTCCACCGTGAGCGCATCCTGGACGTCGCGGACCTGGCCGCGTTGCCCAAGGGGCGCGCCGTGGTGCTTTCCTCGGGTTCTCGGCCGACGCTGATCCGCACTCAGCCGTGGATGACCGGCCCGCACGCGGCCGATGTGCGGGCGTCGATCGCCGCGCACGACCCGCAGGCGCAGCACACGATCAGCGAGGCGCAGCACGAGGTCGCCGCCGTTGAGGCGACCATCGGGAGTGAGGCGCGATCGTGAGCGACTGGGGCGAGGACGACTACGAGCCGCAGGACGCCGGCAGTTCGTCGACGACTGCGGCAGCTCCGGCCGGTGGCCGGGCGTTCGGGATCGACGTGGGCGGCCTGGCCGACGAGCTGGTTGATGCCGCGGTCAAGTCGTTGGTGCGCAAGGAAGTGTCGGCCGTCGCCGCCGATGCCGTCAAGGACGCCCTGACCGACGATGTGCTGGACGCGCTTCGTGCTCGGGCTGAGACGGCGGCCGCCGCGGCGATCGCCGCACAGCTCGAAAATTCCGGGCTCGACGAGGGCACCGCGGCGGATGTGCCGGACGCGGCAGAGTCGGTCCTGACCTACGGCAGCGTCGACGAGTTCTTGCGTGAGTATCTGCGCAGCGTGTACCGGCGCAAGATCGACGGCAAGAACCGGGTGTGGGCGGCCGAATGGTGGAAGTACGACGAGGCGGTGATCCGTCTCGAAGCGCTCTGGCGCTCCTGGGAGTTCCTGCGCCGCGATCCCTCGACCGGTATGAGTGTGTGGTGGCGTGACCACGCTGACACGCACATGGCGGTGCTGATGGACCCGCAGGGGCCGTTCGCGCCGGCCGACGCGATGGCCGCGGAGAACCAATGCAGCAAGGGTGACCCGCTGCCCTACAAGCGACCACCGGAAGGGCTGTTCCCCGACGTCCGCGAAGCGACCGCCGACTAGGGGTGTTGCCGCCTCGGCCGGTCACCCAATAATTGACCCACCGTCGATCCCCCAGCGACGGGGCACGAAGAAGGGCCGCGCTCCCTCAGCGCGGCCCTTCTCCCTGTCCGGTGTCCGGTTCAGCGGCTCTGTTCGTTGCGCTGCACCTGGACCCCGCGGCCGCGCGCCTTGCGCGCCTTCGGTGCCTTGGCCGGACCGCCAGCGGCCACAGCGGCGGTGGCCGGCTTCGCCTGGCTGACGTCTGCGCGCATCCGGGTCGCGATGACCTCCTGATCGATGCCCTTGCTCTCCAACTCCGCCGCGGTGGACGCGCGCCGTTCGGAGCTGTCGTAGGTGGCCGCGCTGTCCTCTCGGGCAGCGCCGGCGCTCACGGTGCGCTCGTCCGCGTCGGCCTGAGCTCGAGTACGCTCCTCCGGGTCGGGCTCGTACTCGGCCGCGGCGCGCTCCTGCTCCGCCAGGCGGTCCTGCTGGTCCGCCTGGGTGAGGAGCTGCTGTGCCTCGACGTTCTCGACCGCAGAGCGCTGTCGTTCCGCGTCGGCCTGCGCACGCTCCTGTTCGGCGCGCTCCACGGCAGTACGGACCGCGGCCGCGTCGGCGCCCGTGTCGGCCGGGTCGACGCCGTAGCGGGTGCGCAGCTCCTCGCGCATCCTCTCCTCGGCGCGGGCGGCCTCCGGGTCGTCCTGCGCCCACGCGCGGGTGGTCTGGTACGTGCGGCCGATCTGCTCGGGCGTCGATCGCTCCCACCAGTCCGACCGGTAGACGTCGGCGTACTCGGTGCGTGCCGTGCGCTGCTCGGCCTCGAACCGTGTCCGCAGCTCGCGCGCCTCACGCTCGCTCGCGGCCTGGGCTCGCCGCAGCGCGTCCTCCCGTGCTCGGGCGATGCGCTCGCCCACCTGTCCCGCAGCGGTCACCAGCACACGGAGCTGTCCCTCGAACGCCTCCGCGATCCCGTCGCTCTCCTCGGCCATGATCGGCCCCCCTTCCTATTCCTGCCCGCCGCGTTGCGACGTGACTTTGTTGTGCGACTTCACATGCAGCCCCAAGGCCTTGATGGCTGCTTCGATCGACCCGTGCTCCGCGATCACGCGAGAGAAGATCACAGCGTTTAGGCGCGCGTCCTCGGCGGCATCGAAGGAGGTTGCCTTGTTACCGACACCGAGCCCGACGTGGAGCGACCACCGGCGGGACGCCGTGGTGGGGTCTACGAGCCCGTACCGCACCACCTGCGCATCCAGCGTGTTTCCCCCGGCTGTGAATGCCTCGATCGACAGCTCCAGGTCGGTATCGGTGCCCGGCACTCCCCACTCTTGTGGGGTTAGGTGTCGTATCGCTTCCATGCCATCCAACCAACGCAAATTTGGCTGTTGGATAGCGGCAAGGTCAAGGAGCCGGCGTAGTTGCGCGCGATCGAATCGCGCGCCGTATGCGGCCGTGTAACCCTCGCGTAGCCGCGGCTCCAACGTCGACCAGACCTCGCGCAGCGACGGCGGTCGAGCCCTCGTGTGCTCCGGCATGAAGCTTTCGCTCATGTCGACGAGCTCCGCGAGCTCGTCAGGAGTGAACGCGCCGTGCAGCGGCGGCTCCACCTGATCGCTCTTGCGGGCCATCCATACCTTCCACGCCTCGACGCGCTGAGCGGCGCACCAGTCGTCCCACGAGTAACCAATGTCTGGTCGCATGAAGCGGTGCAGCTGGACTGCACCGACGCCGGCTGCGTCAACCTCGGCCAGGCCGATGAAGCCTACGGGCTGGTCAATTCCGCCTGGCTCGATGTCGATAGAAACGACCGTGGCACTCATCGCTCTGTCCCGTCCCGTCCCGGACGTGGTGCCGGCCGGCGAGCTGGTGAGTCATCGGGTCGCAGCTCCCGCGGGACGGGCGAGCCTGGCGTGCCGCTCCGGCCGGCGTTCAGCCGGTCGAGCATGGCACGAGTCTCAGCGTCGAGCGCGGGAGCCTCTGTCGCCACGCTGCCCTGCTCCTCGACTACGGCAGCCTGGCCGACGCTACGGGCTGGCGGAGTCGGCAACGCTGCGTGTACACGCTCCAATCGGTCGCGCGCATCCGCTAGAGCGGTACGCGCGTAGCGGTCCTGACGTGCGGCCTCCGCCACCTTCATGACGGCAACGGTGAGTGTCAGCATCTCTCGCACAAGAGCCGCTTCACCGACAGTGCCTTGCCCTCCGCGTACCGCGCTTGCCAGGAACAGCGCAGCCCCGGAAATAGCGATCGTTCCCGCCTTCGCCGGAGGCGGGGTGCGTCGATACGTCTGCGCCGATCGAGACAACGCCTCAGCGGCCGCAGCGATATCACCTGGCGTCTCCTCCACGGCGTTCGACCATGCAGCGAGAGCGCCAGCGGTCTGCCGTGCCACCGTGGCCCACGTCTCGCGATCGTCAAGCGGAACGCGCGCCAGCTCGTCGACAGTACGCGCCAGTCGCTCGCTGTGTCGCAGTGCTTGATCGTTCGTCGGCTCCAGCCGTTCGCGACCAGGTGCCACAACTCGCCGGCCACGCTTGGCCGCGTTCCATTCGGCCACCGCCGCGGTAGCGCCTTGCGGGGTGTCCTCCCACCCGTCGCGCAGCCGCGGCAGCGTGAGGTCGCGGCCAAGGTGGCCGCCGCCGTACCAGATCGGACGTTCCCCGGCCGTGGGTCGTTCGGCCACCGAGTAGCCGGTCACGACGTCAGTACGCCCGTCAGCGTAGCGAGGGCGTACGAGCAACCCTTCACGCCGCATCCGGCGCACGAACTCGGCTTCACTCCGACTAGCGCCAGCACACCCTCGGACCTTCAACGCCAGCAGGTAGCGGGGCTGATCGGTGCGCAGCTCGGCGCTGATCCGAGCCTGCCGATCGGGGCCGGTCAGATGTTCCCAGCGTAGGGCGTCATCGCCCAACTGCGGGCGGGTGCGTTCGTACTTCGCGCGTGCTCGCGACCGTGCCTGAGCCTCCCGCTCGGCCGGGTCGTACCCGCGTGTGGAGCGCTCTGCGCGCACCGATTCCAGCTGCTCCAATCCGTACTTCACTTCAAGCGCTCGGGCCGCGACCTGGGCGCGGTGGAAGTCGTTGTGGATCGATGCCTTGGTGCCGTCCTCGCGAACCAGGTTCACAGCGATGTGGATGTGGTCGTTGCCGTTCGAGGACACACCGTGACGGACGGCAACCCACCGGCACGGCGCCTTCGTCCCCTCGTTGTCGTCGAACTCCATCGCCGTGATGAAGTCGTTGGCGATCGCGCCCCACTGCTCGTCCGCGAGCTGCCCTTCGTCGGCGCGCAGCGACAGCGAGCAGTGCCACACGTGACCGCCCGGAACCTCGACACCGAACACAGCCCGCGGCTTGTCCAAGTGACGCGCGATCGACAGCGCCGCGTCGCGTCCGAGCTCCGCGTCGTCGTGCCACGCCATCAGCGCCGGATCGCCCGCGACCAGGTGCGGTTCGGTGTGCTCGTTCGACCGGCCCGGGCCGGTGAGGTACGTCATCAGTCCCGACATGCGATCGCCGCGGACGACGTTCGGCATCACGACGCTGCACCGCTCAGCTCGTCGACGAATGCGTCGATCCGATCGGCCACCTCGCGGACCTTCCGCAGCGTCGCCACCATCTCAGCCTGCACGTCGCCAGTCGCGTTCGTCGCCTTCGCCATCTGGTTCACGTTATTCGCAATCGTGGCCAGCAGCCGGTGCGTGGAGAACATTTGCGCAATGACCTCATGCCGCACCGACGCATTCGACGCGGCGGCCGCAGCTCCTCCAGCGAGAGCGGAATCCACAAGCAGCTTGGGCACGCTCACCTTGTACTGCAAGGCGAGCGCGAGGAGCTGCCCCTCTTCCTCCGGAGTGACGCGGACGACATGACGGTGCCGGCGACCGCCCTCGACGCGACGGCGGCGTGCCTGGCGGCGCGGCTCCTGCTCCCCCGCGGTGTCAGAAACGGCCATGCCGTCACCTCCTCTCGGCCCAGCGCAGCGACCCCGCCTAACGCGGGGACCACACGTCCAGTGTGCCGCATCCTCGACCTTGTGTCGAGGATCAAGCCCGATCCGGTTACCGGATCGTATAGCTTGCTCCGTCCCTCCGTCCGGGACTCCAATCGCATTTGCTAACATCGTCAGACGGGAGTGGTCGCGGCTTCGCCGCGGCTGCTTGTCAGTGTGTCGATGGGCGTCGACGAGAGGCGCTCAGCTCCGTACCATTAGTGCATGGCTACGCAACTGACACCAGAGGAAGCAATCGAGCGCGCGCGACGTCTACAGGACGACCGGCTCAACGCCGTTCGCA
This window of the Leifsonia shinshuensis genome carries:
- a CDS encoding DUF4913 domain-containing protein: MSDWGEDDYEPQDAGSSSTTAAAPAGGRAFGIDVGGLADELVDAAVKSLVRKEVSAVAADAVKDALTDDVLDALRARAETAAAAAIAAQLENSGLDEGTAADVPDAAESVLTYGSVDEFLREYLRSVYRRKIDGKNRVWAAEWWKYDEAVIRLEALWRSWEFLRRDPSTGMSVWWRDHADTHMAVLMDPQGPFAPADAMAAENQCSKGDPLPYKRPPEGLFPDVREATAD
- a CDS encoding MobC family plasmid mobilization relaxosome protein; translation: MAVSDTAGEQEPRRQARRRRVEGGRRHRHVVRVTPEEEGQLLALALQYKVSVPKLLVDSALAGGAAAAASNASVRHEVIAQMFSTHRLLATIANNVNQMAKATNATGDVQAEMVATLRKVREVADRIDAFVDELSGAAS
- a CDS encoding ATP/GTP-binding protein, encoding MTMATNKKRKSTKSPAQKAQTTTEPRPLRPSGRGWIGRGRGTAGYVQAPVEYRGTTVQVCGLWPFSVGTGAPLVGVPLGRHLYTGATVCADPISWFQRAKLISNPSVFVLGLPGLGKSTTVRRMAAGLAGFGSIPFILGDLKPDYVDLIEALGGQVIRLGRGRGHLNVLDPGESTEAALRLREAGYEKEAEEVEADAHGRRLTIVSALLTILRKQPPSDVEESIVDQALRILDRRFVDQVPVLADLLAIVQEGPAELREVAVDRGDFAEYQRTTRGLEASLISLARGGRLGETFSRPTTNPMRRDRPVVYDISGLKETDVDLRAATLLACWSNGFATVNVANALAEAGLEPQRHYFVIMDELWQALRSGSGMVDRVDSLTRLNRQFGVGQAMITHTMRDLDALPTEEDRMKARGFVERAGMVVVGGLPHSEMPLLTTAVPFSLAEQSLLTGWSAPPSWDATTGKETEPPGRGKFLIKVGGRPGIPITVKLTETERSTNDTNKRWHAQSRVGRRLHAVEPEEAVS
- a CDS encoding relaxase/mobilization nuclease domain-containing protein, encoding MMPNVVRGDRMSGLMTYLTGPGRSNEHTEPHLVAGDPALMAWHDDAELGRDAALSIARHLDKPRAVFGVEVPGGHVWHCSLSLRADEGQLADEQWGAIANDFITAMEFDDNEGTKAPCRWVAVRHGVSSNGNDHIHIAVNLVREDGTKASIHNDFHRAQVAARALEVKYGLEQLESVRAERSTRGYDPAEREAQARSRARAKYERTRPQLGDDALRWEHLTGPDRQARISAELRTDQPRYLLALKVRGCAGASRSEAEFVRRMRREGLLVRPRYADGRTDVVTGYSVAERPTAGERPIWYGGGHLGRDLTLPRLRDGWEDTPQGATAAVAEWNAAKRGRRVVAPGRERLEPTNDQALRHSERLARTVDELARVPLDDRETWATVARQTAGALAAWSNAVEETPGDIAAAAEALSRSAQTYRRTPPPAKAGTIAISGAALFLASAVRGGQGTVGEAALVREMLTLTVAVMKVAEAARQDRYARTALADARDRLERVHAALPTPPARSVGQAAVVEEQGSVATEAPALDAETRAMLDRLNAGRSGTPGSPVPRELRPDDSPARRPAPRPGRDGTER
- a CDS encoding type IV secretory system conjugative DNA transfer family protein is translated as MSTPNNRRRDPGGLSAESILLAAGIVIVMVGVVGVNLAVRLGHQLDHTGITLSSDPFTLTFEVLMGKVPWPASGTWIIAVVAAIVLVLAVLIIVAIARYRKGRTRVDRSAAYLGRGRDVADLSRKSALEKAQRLGVPDAPGVPIGRTVASGQPLYGSWEDMHIDIWGPRTGKTTSRAVPAILAAPGGVLVTSNKRDVVDATRDVREKAGQVWVFDPQGIALEEPTWWWNPLSYVTDEVRAAKMAQHFASGSRDADAKTDSYFDPAGKDLLAGLLLAAALDGRPITDVYTWLTRPADDTAVEILRQHGFPLTADQVAGVIDAPEKQRGGVYGTAQQMASCLTNRQVARWVTPLGGNASDRRPQFSPEAFVREGGTLYSLSKEGQGTAGPLVTALTVAVVEAAEELAARSAGGRLSTPLLGVLDEAANVCRWRDLPNLYSHYGSRGIVLMTILQSWSQGVEVWGESGMRKLWSASNVKVYGGGVSEAGFLEDLSRVIGDYDRLSSSTSSGRGQRTVSQQLHRERILDVADLAALPKGRAVVLSSGSRPTLIRTQPWMTGPHAADVRASIAAHDPQAQHTISEAQHEVAAVEATIGSEARS